Proteins from one Caulobacter sp. 73W genomic window:
- the nudC gene encoding NAD(+) diphosphatase — protein sequence MPLPAPINTFAGNPLDRASERRGDEAWVAEKLADPTSLGLALWNGKPLVEDMEGGKGVQIAYFPADLAKEMAGGDEQLLFMGLWKETAVFAVDLDGIGDPASSSGLTGIGRFEELRAVAPQLPAADAGILATAKAMFEWRRRHRWCSACGQPSKVADGGWKRICPACETEHFPRTDPVVIMLAVHGDKCLLGRQSGWPKGMHSALAGFLEPGETIEEACARELNEEAGLNATSVRYHSTQPWPYPSSLMIGLIADVDSDQAAPDQTELESVRWFTRAEAAALIKGEIADAFAPPPLAIAHQLLKAWSEGF from the coding sequence ATGCCCCTTCCCGCGCCGATCAACACCTTTGCCGGAAACCCCCTGGACCGCGCCAGCGAACGGCGCGGCGACGAGGCCTGGGTCGCCGAAAAGCTCGCTGACCCGACCTCCCTGGGCCTGGCCCTGTGGAACGGAAAGCCTCTGGTCGAGGACATGGAAGGCGGCAAGGGCGTGCAGATCGCCTATTTCCCCGCCGACCTCGCCAAGGAAATGGCCGGCGGCGACGAACAGCTGCTGTTCATGGGCCTGTGGAAGGAGACCGCCGTCTTCGCCGTGGACCTGGACGGCATCGGCGACCCGGCCAGCAGCAGCGGCCTGACGGGCATCGGCCGGTTCGAGGAGCTGCGCGCGGTCGCTCCGCAACTGCCGGCGGCCGACGCCGGCATCCTGGCCACGGCCAAGGCGATGTTCGAATGGCGCCGCCGCCATCGCTGGTGCTCGGCCTGCGGCCAGCCGTCCAAGGTCGCCGACGGCGGCTGGAAGCGGATCTGCCCAGCCTGCGAGACCGAACACTTCCCGCGCACCGACCCGGTGGTGATCATGCTGGCGGTGCATGGCGACAAGTGTCTACTGGGCCGCCAGTCGGGCTGGCCCAAGGGCATGCACTCGGCCCTGGCCGGCTTCCTGGAGCCCGGCGAGACGATCGAGGAGGCCTGCGCCCGGGAACTGAACGAAGAGGCGGGTCTGAACGCCACGTCCGTGCGCTACCACTCCACCCAGCCGTGGCCCTATCCGTCGTCGCTGATGATCGGCCTGATCGCCGATGTCGACAGCGACCAGGCGGCGCCGGACCAGACGGAGCTGGAATCGGTGCGCTGGTTTACCCGCGCGGAAGCCGCCGCCCTGATCAAGGGCGAGATCGCGGACGCCTTCGCGCCCCCGCCCCTGGCCATCGCCCACCAGCTTCTGAAAGCCTGGTCAGAGGGCTTCTGA
- a CDS encoding DNA polymerase III subunit gamma/tau: MIDDDTPFEPDEVPERDENTADIFGGAPAAAPAPAAEQGPLAVSEEPSAAYTVLARKYRPRNFEDLIGQEAMVRTLANAFATGRIAHAFMLTGVRGVGKTTTARLLARALNFESDTVHAPSVDLSVEGRHCRAIIEGRHMDVLELDAASRTKVDEMRELLDGVRYAPVEARYKVYIIDEVHMLSTAAFNALLKTLEEPPPHAKFIFATTEIRKVPVTILSRCQRFDLRRVEPDVLSAHFSRIAKQEGAMVEADGLALISRAAEGSVRDGLSLLDQAIVQAERGQTVTAAVVRDMLGLADRAQTIALFEHIMRGEVGPALEAFRTLWGFGADPAVVMLDLLEHCHGSSVAKALGPDALSLPKEQAARLAAIGANVSAGVLSRLWQMLLKAHDEVRRAPDGPAAAEMAIIRLTYAAELPGPEEALKAIREGSPIGGGPSGGGGGGGMAAGGGGGVVAQGMAMPQAAQQAAPVIASFEDIVRLIEAKRDVGLKWDVQQYVRPISVRPGVIQFEPAPGAPHNLTSRLVSRMKEWTGQPWLVVTDGGKGGETDRERERREKRELLSEIEADPFVRAVMQAFPGAEIVHFGNAPEIVEAASAPEPEEDEE; encoded by the coding sequence TTGATCGACGACGATACGCCTTTCGAGCCGGACGAGGTTCCCGAGCGCGACGAGAACACCGCCGACATCTTCGGCGGCGCGCCCGCCGCTGCGCCCGCTCCGGCCGCCGAGCAGGGGCCGCTGGCCGTGTCGGAGGAGCCGTCCGCCGCCTACACCGTGCTGGCGCGCAAATACCGCCCGCGCAATTTCGAGGACCTGATCGGGCAGGAGGCCATGGTCCGCACCCTGGCCAACGCCTTCGCCACCGGCCGGATCGCCCACGCCTTCATGCTGACCGGCGTCCGCGGGGTCGGCAAGACGACCACCGCCCGCCTGCTGGCGCGCGCCCTGAACTTCGAGAGCGACACCGTTCATGCGCCCTCGGTCGATCTGAGCGTCGAGGGGCGCCATTGCCGCGCCATCATCGAGGGGCGGCACATGGACGTGCTGGAGCTTGACGCCGCCTCGCGCACCAAGGTCGACGAGATGCGCGAGCTGCTCGACGGGGTCCGCTACGCCCCGGTCGAGGCGCGGTACAAGGTCTACATCATCGACGAAGTCCACATGCTGTCGACGGCGGCGTTCAACGCCCTGCTGAAGACGCTTGAGGAGCCGCCGCCCCACGCCAAGTTCATCTTCGCCACCACCGAGATCCGCAAGGTCCCGGTGACGATCCTGTCGCGCTGCCAGCGTTTCGACCTGCGCCGCGTCGAGCCGGACGTGCTGAGCGCGCACTTCTCGCGCATCGCCAAGCAGGAAGGCGCGATGGTCGAGGCCGACGGCCTGGCCCTGATCTCCCGCGCCGCCGAAGGTTCGGTGCGTGACGGCCTGTCCCTGCTCGACCAGGCCATCGTCCAGGCGGAGCGGGGGCAGACGGTCACCGCCGCCGTGGTCCGCGACATGCTGGGTCTGGCCGACCGCGCCCAGACCATCGCCCTGTTCGAACACATCATGCGCGGCGAGGTCGGCCCCGCGCTGGAGGCGTTTCGCACCCTGTGGGGCTTCGGCGCCGATCCGGCGGTGGTCATGCTCGACCTGCTGGAGCATTGCCACGGCTCGTCCGTCGCCAAGGCGCTTGGCCCGGACGCCCTGTCCCTGCCCAAGGAGCAGGCCGCCCGCCTGGCCGCCATCGGGGCCAATGTCTCGGCCGGGGTGCTGTCGCGCCTGTGGCAGATGCTGCTCAAGGCCCACGACGAGGTGCGCCGCGCGCCCGACGGGCCGGCGGCCGCCGAGATGGCGATCATCCGCCTGACCTACGCCGCCGAACTGCCGGGCCCCGAAGAGGCGCTGAAGGCCATCCGCGAAGGCTCGCCCATCGGCGGCGGTCCTTCGGGCGGCGGCGGCGGCGGTGGAATGGCCGCCGGCGGTGGCGGCGGCGTGGTCGCCCAGGGCATGGCCATGCCCCAGGCCGCCCAGCAGGCCGCGCCGGTCATCGCCAGCTTCGAGGACATCGTCCGCCTGATCGAGGCCAAGCGCGACGTCGGGCTCAAGTGGGACGTGCAGCAGTACGTCCGCCCCATCAGCGTGCGTCCCGGCGTCATCCAGTTCGAACCCGCGCCCGGCGCGCCGCACAACCTGACCAGCCGGCTGGTCAGCCGAATGAAGGAATGGACGGGCCAGCCCTGGCTGGTCGTCACCGACGGCGGCAAGGGCGGCGAGACCGATCGAGAGCGCGAGCGCCGCGAAAAGCGCGAGCTGCTTTCGGAGATCGAGGCGGACCCGTTCGTGCGGGCCGTCATGCAGGCGTTTCCGGGCGCCGAGATTGTCCAC
- a CDS encoding MFS transporter, with protein sequence MTTSGEGAAAKGPPARHVAAVVAGNALEFYDFLTYAFFAAQIGRTFFPSHDPASSLLASLATFGAGFLTRPVGALVIGRLADRVGRKPAMLLTFGLMGAAMAGVALTPSYAAIGLAAPAIVIVLRLLQGFALGGELGSSTAYLAEAAPARRRGLYVSFQYMGQDVAILIAGCLGVVLSNLLTPADLDAWGWRVAFLAGAVIVPLGLILRRSLEDTLHLPEPPPPATRNPADHRRVAILALAILSAGTVASYLLSYLTTYANSTLGMPVSLAFGATVATGLAGTVFDPIGGALSDRFGRKPVMVVSWGLLTLAVLPAFWLVEQSRTPLALYGGAAVLTIAFVTGASAALVGITEALPKRSRAGNLAIIYAVSTAVFGGATQVFAAWLTRLTGQPMAPAWLMMGAAVIALGAALGLRETAPNRAA encoded by the coding sequence ATGACGACGAGCGGCGAAGGCGCTGCGGCGAAGGGGCCGCCGGCACGGCACGTGGCCGCCGTGGTCGCGGGCAACGCGCTCGAATTCTATGACTTCCTGACCTACGCCTTCTTCGCCGCCCAGATCGGCCGGACCTTCTTTCCCTCGCACGACCCGGCCAGCAGCCTGCTGGCGTCGCTGGCGACGTTCGGCGCGGGCTTCCTGACGCGGCCCGTGGGCGCCCTGGTCATCGGGCGACTGGCGGATCGGGTCGGACGCAAGCCGGCCATGCTGCTGACCTTCGGCCTGATGGGCGCAGCCATGGCAGGGGTGGCGCTGACGCCGTCCTACGCCGCCATCGGACTGGCCGCCCCGGCCATCGTCATCGTCCTGCGCCTGCTGCAGGGCTTCGCCCTGGGCGGGGAGCTGGGGTCGAGCACCGCCTACTTGGCCGAAGCCGCTCCGGCGCGCCGGCGTGGGCTGTACGTGTCGTTCCAGTACATGGGCCAGGACGTGGCGATCTTGATCGCTGGCTGTCTGGGCGTGGTGCTGTCGAACCTGCTGACGCCCGCCGACCTGGACGCCTGGGGCTGGCGTGTCGCCTTCCTGGCGGGGGCGGTGATCGTGCCCCTGGGCCTGATCCTTCGCCGGTCGCTGGAAGACACCCTGCACCTGCCCGAGCCGCCGCCCCCTGCGACGCGCAACCCGGCCGATCACAGGCGGGTCGCGATCCTGGCCCTGGCGATCCTGTCGGCGGGGACGGTGGCGTCGTACCTGCTGAGCTATCTGACGACCTACGCCAACTCGACCCTGGGCATGCCTGTCAGCCTGGCGTTCGGGGCGACGGTGGCGACCGGCCTGGCGGGGACGGTGTTCGATCCCATAGGCGGCGCCCTGTCGGACCGTTTCGGCCGCAAGCCGGTGATGGTGGTCTCCTGGGGCCTGCTGACCCTGGCGGTGCTGCCGGCCTTCTGGCTGGTGGAGCAGTCTCGCACGCCGCTGGCGCTTTATGGCGGGGCGGCGGTGCTGACCATCGCCTTCGTCACCGGCGCCTCGGCGGCGCTGGTCGGCATCACCGAGGCCCTGCCCAAGCGCTCGCGAGCCGGCAACCTGGCGATCATCTACGCGGTGTCCACGGCGGTGTTCGGCGGCGCGACGCAGGTGTTCGCCGCCTGGCTCACCAGGCTGACGGGCCAGCCCATGGCGCCGGCCTGGCTGATGATGGGCGCGGCGGTGATCGCGCTCGGCGCCGCCCTCGGCCTGCGAGAGACGGCGCCGAACAGGGCCGCCTAG